The following coding sequences are from one Prosthecobacter vanneervenii window:
- the alaS gene encoding alanine--tRNA ligase, whose product MSAVPTAAQIRQSFLDFFKEKQHTIVPSDNVGYTSRDGARIFTNAGMNQFVPIFLGERSADVDTWPGVLHKGLPTRAADTQKCIRAGGKHNDLEDVGLDTYHHTLFEMLGNWSFGDYFKKEAISWAWELVIERWKFPPTRVFATIYQPDKSKNDPAERDQEAWDIWAEKFRSIGLDPEIHIVNGNKKDNFWMMGDTGPCGPCTEIHIDLTPGPRDLDEERQRAGAKLVNGSDASCIEIWNNVFIQYNATPEGTFEPLPAKHVDTGMGFERVCSIIQGTKGFTDFENAKISNYDTDVFKPIFDELTKLSGKEYKSTLPKANEQGHVVPVSEQEKIDVAFRVIADHLRTLSFAIADGIQPGNSDRNYTLRRILRRAVKYGRTLEFKEPFFYKLVDVLAAQMGDVFPEVRTKKEQIKSVLKLEEESFNRTLDKGIALFEKAVSLASSNDTTPSKGSDGLTYSTKDGELIVSKKNADGSTTKMISGELAFRLYDQEGFPFDLTELMAREQGLGIDRATFNELMEEQRERARKAGEKNKQVVSVSEIETKAPTKFIGYDALEADVKVLEVVSMKDKTAVVLDVSTCYAEMGGQIGDAGQLILGANTYPINATTKVGNTWLHFLDGDEAPAVDSTVKLIVDAPRRHAIERHHTVTHILHWALHEVVSKDATQKGSSVTPDKLTFDFNSGALTAQQIADIERLVNERIVANEPVSWTEVPYVEAKANKGIMALFGEKYGDLVRVVQIGGQRNKLDGWSMELCGGTHTRSTGEIGLFRLVGESAVAAGVRRIEAIAGLEAYNAARADAELLKLLAGKVSAQGAADLEKKLEQILTQQKELEKALKAAQQREASTKARELMAKAVINNAIVVHLGDVDADYAVGVAEALKASFNGIVVLGATGGGSVALIASVAKEHQGKVQAGKIIQGIAPIVGGKGGGKPDFARGGGKDVSKVDAALAEARKLIGA is encoded by the coding sequence ATGTCCGCCGTCCCCACCGCCGCCCAGATCCGCCAGAGCTTCCTCGATTTCTTCAAGGAGAAGCAGCACACCATCGTACCCAGTGACAATGTGGGCTACACCAGCCGCGACGGCGCACGCATCTTTACCAATGCGGGGATGAACCAGTTTGTGCCGATCTTCCTAGGCGAGCGCAGCGCGGACGTGGACACCTGGCCCGGCGTGCTGCACAAAGGACTGCCCACCCGTGCGGCGGACACTCAAAAATGCATCCGCGCCGGCGGCAAGCACAACGACCTGGAGGATGTGGGACTGGACACCTACCACCACACGCTCTTTGAGATGCTGGGGAACTGGAGCTTTGGCGATTATTTCAAAAAAGAAGCCATCTCCTGGGCTTGGGAGCTGGTGATTGAGCGCTGGAAGTTCCCGCCGACCCGCGTGTTTGCGACCATCTACCAGCCGGACAAGTCCAAGAACGACCCCGCCGAGCGCGACCAGGAAGCCTGGGACATCTGGGCGGAGAAGTTCCGCAGCATCGGTCTGGATCCCGAGATCCACATCGTGAACGGGAACAAGAAGGACAACTTCTGGATGATGGGCGACACCGGCCCCTGCGGCCCGTGCACGGAGATCCACATCGACCTGACCCCCGGCCCGCGTGACCTGGACGAAGAGCGCCAGCGCGCCGGAGCCAAGCTGGTGAACGGCAGCGACGCGAGCTGCATCGAGATCTGGAACAACGTCTTCATTCAGTACAACGCGACGCCCGAAGGCACCTTCGAGCCGCTGCCCGCCAAGCACGTGGACACGGGCATGGGCTTTGAGCGTGTGTGCTCGATCATCCAGGGTACCAAAGGCTTCACCGACTTTGAAAACGCGAAGATCAGCAACTACGACACCGACGTGTTCAAGCCGATCTTTGACGAGCTGACGAAGCTAAGCGGCAAGGAATACAAGAGCACGCTGCCGAAGGCGAATGAGCAGGGCCATGTGGTGCCAGTGAGCGAACAGGAAAAAATCGACGTGGCCTTCCGCGTGATCGCCGACCACCTGCGCACGCTTTCGTTTGCGATTGCCGATGGCATCCAGCCCGGGAACAGCGACCGCAACTACACGCTGCGCCGCATCCTGCGCCGCGCGGTGAAGTATGGCCGCACACTGGAGTTTAAGGAGCCGTTCTTCTACAAGCTGGTCGATGTGCTGGCCGCGCAGATGGGGGATGTGTTCCCCGAAGTGCGCACGAAGAAGGAACAGATCAAGAGCGTGCTGAAGCTGGAGGAGGAGAGCTTTAACCGGACTTTGGACAAAGGTATCGCGCTGTTTGAAAAAGCAGTTTCGCTGGCAAGTTCAAACGACACCACCCCATCAAAAGGTTCTGACGGCCTGACTTATAGCACCAAGGATGGCGAACTGATCGTCTCGAAAAAGAACGCTGATGGTTCCACCACCAAGATGATTTCTGGTGAACTCGCATTCCGACTCTATGACCAGGAAGGCTTCCCTTTCGATCTGACCGAGCTGATGGCACGAGAACAAGGTCTGGGCATTGATAGAGCCACTTTCAACGAACTCATGGAAGAGCAGCGCGAACGCGCTCGCAAAGCTGGCGAGAAAAACAAGCAAGTCGTCTCCGTCTCTGAAATCGAAACCAAGGCTCCGACGAAGTTCATCGGTTACGACGCTCTCGAAGCCGACGTCAAAGTCCTCGAAGTCGTGTCGATGAAAGACAAGACCGCCGTCGTGCTCGATGTCTCCACCTGCTATGCCGAGATGGGCGGGCAGATCGGCGATGCGGGGCAGCTCATTCTCGGAGCCAACACGTACCCGATCAATGCCACGACGAAGGTGGGCAACACCTGGCTGCACTTCCTGGATGGTGACGAAGCTCCCGCTGTGGACAGCACCGTGAAGCTCATCGTCGATGCGCCACGCCGTCATGCCATCGAGCGCCACCACACGGTGACGCACATCCTGCACTGGGCGCTGCATGAAGTGGTGAGCAAGGACGCCACGCAGAAGGGGTCCAGCGTCACTCCGGACAAGCTGACCTTTGACTTCAACAGCGGCGCGCTGACTGCGCAGCAGATCGCCGACATCGAGCGTCTGGTGAACGAGCGCATCGTGGCCAACGAACCGGTTTCCTGGACGGAAGTGCCGTATGTGGAAGCGAAGGCCAACAAGGGCATCATGGCCCTCTTCGGCGAGAAGTACGGCGACCTCGTGCGCGTGGTGCAGATCGGCGGCCAGCGCAACAAGCTGGACGGCTGGAGCATGGAGCTGTGCGGTGGTACGCACACGCGCAGCACGGGCGAGATCGGCCTCTTCCGCCTCGTGGGAGAAAGCGCCGTGGCCGCCGGGGTGCGCCGTATCGAAGCGATCGCCGGACTGGAAGCCTACAATGCCGCCCGTGCTGATGCGGAGCTGCTGAAGCTGCTGGCCGGCAAGGTGAGCGCGCAGGGTGCTGCGGATTTGGAGAAGAAGCTGGAGCAGATTCTGACCCAGCAGAAGGAACTCGAAAAAGCTCTGAAGGCGGCGCAGCAGCGCGAAGCCTCCACGAAGGCCCGGGAACTGATGGCCAAAGCCGTCATCAACAACGCCATCGTGGTGCACCTGGGCGATGTGGATGCGGACTACGCGGTGGGCGTGGCTGAGGCGCTGAAGGCCTCGTTCAACGGCATCGTGGTGCTGGGAGCCACGGGCGGCGGCAGCGTGGCGCTGATCGCGAGCGTGGCGAAGGAGCATCAGGGCAAGGTGCAGGCCGGGAAGATCATCCAGGGCATCGCGCCGATCGTGGGCGGCAAGGGCGGCGGCAAGCCGGACTTTGCACGCGGCGGCGGCAAGGATGTGTCGAAGGTGGATGCGGCACTGGCTGAAGCGCGGAAGCTGATCGGCGCGTAG
- a CDS encoding 3-keto-disaccharide hydrolase: MIRRLSALLLALLCLTAAADEPKWIPLFNGKDLTGWTIKIAKRPLGENYANTFRVEDGILKVSYDGYDKFDQQYGHLFTNLAYSHYILRMEYRFTGTMMADAPKYVNLNSGVMLHAQPPQSMRFDQGFPSSLEMQFLADEGKGPRSTGNLCTPGTHVEMGGELITKHIVKSSAPTFPAEEWVRAEVEVRGNDEIIHRINGVEVLRYQRPQLDAACKIAPASDIVEAGGDVMLGYGHIALQAEGQPVWFRKIELMSLEKK; encoded by the coding sequence ATGATCCGCCGCCTCTCCGCCCTCCTGCTCGCCTTGCTCTGCCTGACCGCTGCTGCCGATGAGCCGAAATGGATCCCGCTCTTCAATGGCAAAGACCTCACCGGCTGGACCATCAAGATCGCCAAGCGCCCGCTGGGGGAAAATTATGCGAACACCTTCCGCGTCGAAGACGGCATCCTGAAAGTCAGTTACGACGGCTACGACAAGTTTGACCAGCAGTACGGCCACCTCTTCACCAATCTGGCCTACTCCCACTACATCCTGCGCATGGAGTACCGCTTCACCGGCACCATGATGGCAGACGCCCCAAAGTATGTGAACCTCAACAGCGGCGTCATGCTCCATGCGCAGCCGCCGCAGAGCATGCGCTTTGACCAGGGCTTCCCCTCCAGCCTGGAGATGCAGTTTCTAGCCGACGAAGGCAAAGGCCCGCGCTCCACTGGCAATCTTTGCACGCCCGGCACGCATGTGGAGATGGGCGGCGAGCTGATCACCAAACACATCGTCAAATCCAGCGCGCCGACCTTCCCCGCCGAGGAATGGGTGCGTGCGGAGGTCGAGGTGCGCGGCAATGACGAAATCATCCACCGCATCAATGGCGTGGAGGTCCTGCGCTACCAGCGCCCCCAGCTCGATGCCGCCTGCAAGATCGCCCCCGCCAGCGACATCGTCGAAGCGGGCGGCGATGTCATGCTAGGCTACGGCCACATCGCCCTTCAGGCCGAGGGCCAGCCCGTCTGGTTCCGCAAGATCGAGCTCATGTCGCTGGAGAAGAAGTAA
- a CDS encoding type II secretion system protein, with the protein MTFGHRKLKKTSSSAHGFSLVELLVTLMVLGLMAAIAMISFGGARQGAEDQKDRRNAQEITSVAGMASAAGAAFIVPGDEKASIVNLRDGVSPTKGAFRGRLFKIGAMGDAEITGAMRFIVMSGDELRYNTTLSQ; encoded by the coding sequence ATGACTTTTGGCCATCGAAAACTCAAAAAAACCAGCTCTTCCGCACACGGATTCAGCTTGGTTGAGCTTTTGGTCACCCTCATGGTCCTGGGTCTCATGGCCGCCATCGCCATGATTTCCTTCGGGGGAGCCCGCCAGGGCGCCGAAGATCAAAAAGACCGCCGCAATGCCCAGGAGATCACCAGCGTGGCAGGCATGGCCAGCGCCGCAGGTGCCGCGTTCATCGTGCCTGGAGACGAAAAGGCTTCCATCGTCAATCTCCGCGATGGCGTCAGCCCCACCAAAGGCGCCTTCCGCGGCCGCCTTTTCAAGATCGGTGCCATGGGCGATGCCGAGATCACCGGGGCCATGCGCTTTATCGTCATGTCCGGCGACGAGTTGCGGTACAACACCACCCTCAGCCAGTAA
- a CDS encoding flavin monoamine oxidase family protein, with translation MPLGPLRSPVQSDILFENRSKREVFRLKGGNQLLPDTFARLLGERVRKNCKVTTLTHDAGGVAVTFTEGPDKKEQTLKGDYAVMCVSPLMIAGIQVTPGWPEAKKFALEHTPMGMQSRIVLQAKTRFWEGDTLPSINLETGNSTMGLVYECAGEVPGESCVLMGSGPPVLSAEDALAAFRKFYPGHNKDSIERAIVHEWWKEEPLAFGCERHAFALGKLARIWPHLIQPVGRVHFAGAAYDNLPWGQDAATRSARRVALAIDGV, from the coding sequence TTGCCACTGGGGCCGCTGCGCTCGCCGGTTCAATCGGACATTCTTTTCGAGAACAGGTCTAAGCGCGAGGTGTTCCGGCTCAAGGGCGGCAACCAGCTGCTGCCGGACACCTTTGCCAGGCTGCTCGGTGAGCGCGTGCGGAAGAACTGCAAGGTGACCACGCTGACGCATGATGCGGGCGGAGTCGCAGTCACCTTCACCGAAGGGCCGGACAAGAAGGAGCAGACGCTGAAAGGGGACTATGCGGTGATGTGTGTGTCGCCGCTGATGATCGCGGGCATCCAGGTGACGCCAGGCTGGCCGGAGGCGAAGAAGTTTGCGCTGGAGCACACGCCGATGGGCATGCAGTCGCGCATCGTACTGCAGGCGAAGACACGCTTCTGGGAGGGCGACACGCTGCCAAGCATCAACCTGGAAACGGGGAACAGCACCATGGGGCTGGTGTATGAATGCGCAGGCGAGGTGCCTGGAGAGAGCTGCGTGCTGATGGGCAGCGGCCCACCCGTGCTCTCGGCGGAGGATGCGCTGGCCGCCTTCCGGAAGTTTTATCCTGGCCACAACAAGGACAGCATCGAGCGCGCCATCGTGCATGAGTGGTGGAAGGAGGAGCCGCTGGCCTTTGGCTGTGAGCGGCATGCCTTTGCGCTGGGCAAGCTGGCGCGAATCTGGCCGCACCTCATCCAGCCGGTGGGGCGTGTGCACTTTGCGGGAGCTGCGTATGACAATCTGCCGTGGGGACAGGATGCGGCGACGCGGTCGGCAAGGCGGGTGGCGCTGGCGATTGATGGGGTGTGA
- a CDS encoding FAD-dependent oxidoreductase: protein MPAKKKVVVIGGGIGGLSCAYDLMERGHDVTVLEAARRTGGHVKTIYDPLPDGLYADVGAEQFTDPGYDTYREWVRKFDLPVLTYERRRKMYSNVRGKWRTEEELADAKTQREFGFNEREVAYMQEHGWKNLSRLFFGPMAEKFKDEYQPFGVGLDELDHVVLGDWLAEQGASETARGFCGGSRLSSKEKPATESDVSALYRIWQESIVKMRGLPVFIPVLEKPVTLPGRRSGPIGCVGRLPVIFK from the coding sequence GTGCCTGCGAAGAAAAAGGTCGTCGTCATCGGCGGAGGCATTGGCGGGCTGAGCTGTGCGTATGACCTGATGGAGCGCGGGCATGACGTGACGGTGCTGGAGGCAGCACGACGCACGGGCGGGCATGTGAAGACGATCTATGATCCGCTGCCAGACGGCCTGTATGCGGATGTGGGGGCGGAGCAGTTCACCGATCCCGGCTATGACACCTACCGCGAGTGGGTGCGAAAGTTTGACCTGCCCGTGCTGACCTATGAGCGGCGGCGGAAGATGTACTCCAACGTGCGCGGAAAATGGCGCACGGAGGAAGAGCTGGCGGATGCGAAGACGCAGCGGGAATTTGGCTTTAACGAGCGCGAGGTGGCCTACATGCAGGAGCATGGGTGGAAGAACCTGTCCCGCCTGTTCTTTGGGCCGATGGCGGAGAAATTTAAGGACGAGTACCAGCCCTTTGGCGTGGGGCTGGACGAGCTGGACCACGTGGTGCTGGGCGACTGGCTGGCGGAGCAGGGCGCATCTGAAACGGCGCGCGGCTTCTGCGGCGGCTCGCGGCTGAGCAGCAAGGAGAAGCCCGCCACAGAGAGCGATGTCTCGGCGCTGTACCGCATCTGGCAGGAATCCATTGTGAAGATGCGCGGGCTGCCGGTGTTTATACCAGTTCTCGAAAAGCCTGTCACATTGCCCGGGCGGCGGAGCGGCCCCATTGGCTGCGTTGGTCGCTTGCCTGTTATTTTCAAATAG
- a CDS encoding SDR family oxidoreductase codes for MDTQWTDKIVIVTGGGGGMGQSAAKRFADAGAKTFIFGRTLESLQATAALSPNIISIVCDVADSASVATAVAQVLQHGPIAALIHTAGINTPDRFMAHADPAKLASEASWRSVMDVNVMGVVNMIQAVSKPMAESGGGKIVVVSSTAGHGYDSYAGVPYTASKWAVHGMLFAARMQLNAHGIVLSEYAPGEALTPLVEKRPVKPTAEHRSAMIQTEDCADALFFIASQAHSMSVIQLPAYQPFGGMPPQITAPWLAGLEIGPKK; via the coding sequence ATGGACACACAATGGACAGACAAGATCGTCATCGTCACCGGAGGTGGCGGCGGCATGGGACAGAGCGCGGCGAAGCGGTTTGCAGATGCTGGTGCGAAGACGTTTATTTTTGGCAGAACGCTGGAATCTCTGCAGGCCACGGCTGCGCTCTCGCCCAACATCATCTCCATCGTGTGTGACGTGGCGGATTCCGCCAGCGTGGCCACCGCCGTGGCGCAGGTGCTGCAGCACGGGCCCATCGCCGCGCTGATCCACACTGCGGGCATCAACACACCGGACCGCTTCATGGCGCATGCCGACCCCGCCAAACTGGCGAGCGAGGCGAGCTGGCGCAGCGTGATGGACGTGAACGTGATGGGCGTGGTGAACATGATCCAGGCGGTGTCCAAGCCGATGGCCGAGAGCGGCGGCGGCAAGATCGTCGTGGTCTCCTCCACCGCCGGTCATGGCTATGACTCCTACGCCGGCGTGCCCTACACCGCCAGCAAGTGGGCGGTGCACGGCATGCTCTTTGCCGCGCGCATGCAGCTCAATGCGCATGGCATCGTGCTCTCTGAATACGCCCCTGGCGAGGCGCTGACGCCGCTGGTGGAAAAGCGCCCGGTGAAGCCCACCGCCGAGCATCGCAGCGCGATGATCCAGACGGAGGACTGCGCCGATGCGCTCTTTTTCATCGCCTCCCAGGCGCACAGCATGAGCGTGATCCAGCTCCCTGCGTACCAGCCGTTTGGTGGCATGCCGCCGCAGATCACAGCACCGTGGCTGGCGGGGCTGGAGATCGGGCCGAAGAAATGA